DNA sequence from the Bombus pyrosoma isolate SC7728 linkage group LG12, ASM1482585v1, whole genome shotgun sequence genome:
AATTTGAAGTTAGCGCGCGCAATAGCGGAGCGCGTCGGTTGTGTGTGGTGCGTTAtgatagtattttatattttttgcataCATTACTtatagtgaaaaataaatatttatccctgctattttttttttgtatctcTCGCtaatatttggatattttcactattctgattttatttatccatGTATcagtatcaaataaatatttaaaatacacatCGCGCCTTCTCTATAGTTTACCCTCCCTGAATAAAAACGTGACTTTTTAGAAAgtcaaaattctatttatttcacattctctCATATTGCTAATGTGTTGGAAGATTAACACAGGCTTttcaaaaaaacaaaatatacgtaaatggaaataaaatttgcaaaacttaaagatgaatatttaaatcaaggaaatatttaataaatgtttaaattaacatttaaacaGTAATCTAATATTCTTCCAACAAAGTATACTCtctatcatatattttttttacaataatgatcttataataaatgaaaaatacataaaaatttcaatcaaaataGGAATCGTTACGGTATAAGTCTTACGATAATGCAGATTCGGTAAAAGTTCAAGGTACGAAAAAGTTTTCCAATCAGAATGGAACGTATTTGGATGAACCTTTCTTTCGTCGGTAGCCAACCAGCCAGAATGAAACAATCGACGAATGGAATGGAGGAAGAAAGTTGTCGAGTGTCCACAAGATACCTTTCCCAATGAATTCTTCAATCGAGCTTTAACATGGAAGACTATCTATAACGCTTGCCGACTGCTTAACAGTTCTTGACTCGATCTTTTGCCGCAGTCTTTCTTCTCGGCACTTGAAACTTCTAGCGAAGGAAATGAACCACCTATGGCTGCAATTAATAATGGTTCTCGAATACAGAGAATACTCTCCTACATTTATGCACATTTCTTACAATATTGGGTCATTTCGAAAGTTTCTGCAATTTTAAATCGTTCACTTTGAAGAGATATGACTTCACAGAAAGTCGGGGGTACTTACTCTACGTGAACAAAGATTCAGATTTTTTAAAGCCAAAAAGGAATTGGAAGATACTTTGGACAATTTCCTGTTTCCAGGAATGGTAGTCAATTGGGATTCATCATACGACGGAAACAGGATCATTAAGGATACTTTGGTGGTTAGTCAAAGAAATTTCAACATCTTTCTAGTCATTAAATGTTTTCTAGTCATccaaaatttcgaatttacgTCATTTTAAAGAGGTCTAAGTTTATCTGGAAATGATTCCTACGTcattttaaagtataatttcaaGTTCATCTTTTCGTTATTTGAGATCATTTCATTATTACTTATTGTCACTTTAAAATCATAGTACAATCATCGAATCATGCGTTAATCTTTATGGTACGTTAAAAGATTGTAGTCATGTTTTTCTATAACAGTACAAGTGTATAAAGACGAAGTATTgctaaaagagaaataaaaattactaaatatttaaagattctGGCATTATAATGCGTGTTATAAGTACAGTCGCGTCTCAAGGCGTCCTAACGTTCGTTTCCAGGGGCAACCTGCACCGATGGATCAAACCGTATCACGTGCTTTAAAGCTCTGCGAACCAACTTTATCGAGCAGAATTTAGTTCCGCCAAAAGTACGGCGTATCATGATTAGTCTTATAGCCATGTGTTCAACGTTCCTTTTATGAATTTTGATTAACATCGGATCTATAGTTTTCTTCACCGACGACGTTCGCAACTTTAACTTAGGTGAGAGCCGAGAAGTAAGTAAACCGCAACGTgttcctttaaaaaaaaaaagacgatggaaagaaaaagatgaaaggaaggaaaagaaacgatacgaTAATTGCGATTTTTATCTTACAATTTACCTCTTAGAATAAGCAGTTGACTTGCATGGCGCGATTtgcatttaaatgaaatttgagtTGTTTCTAAACGCTGTAAAAACATTTCGCCTATGATTAAATGCGGTCATCAAAGGCAAGGGTGTAACTATTGTTCCTCGATGAACGAGATAACTCGattgataaatgaaaatacagcGGAAGAAGGGGCGAAAGGTTGGAGATAAAATCGTGGCCACGGCATGTCGTAAATAGGCAATTTCATCTTTTAcctataattcataaaataattgaaaccgAGCTAAACTTGAAATATCTTCTTAACTTTAATTTCCTCTCTGGAAATAATTGTTCAGAGCTCGAGGATTACCAATTTTAGCTCGGCTTAAGaagtttttgtaaattaattcatcGTGAATGTTAAAAGGAATATACGACAAAATTCAATGTGCGAAGATAAAAAGCGAGCAAAGGAGGCGCAAGAGAACTACGACGAGGTAAAAAACACGGACACTCAATGGCTACGCTCGCGGCAAATGGTTCTTCACAGTTCTCCCCAGCGGAACGGCCAGCAATTTTAGCGGCGCTCGAGGAGTTCACGAACGCGCTGGCCATTTACCACAGTACACTGAGAAAGCCCGCGGAACATGATAACGATATTCTCGGCGAGTGTTTACCCCTCGATACAGAGTACGTTATGCAATGATATGTCGAGCGAAATTGTAATAAGAATcctaaattaataaacgcgGCTGCAAGATAGGAGACTCATCTGAAAGAATCGAGCGTTCACATTATTCCTTTGTATGTCTGTTGCAGAGATCTAAAAGTATTGAATCCCGAGGAGATTATAAAGATCCAAGATGTGAAAGAACGAGCCATCTCGaagaaaatttacgaaaacaGGTTGGAGCCATGTTATAACGATGGTTGTtgcgatgaatttttaattatgaaattctattagaaattaatgtcTCGCGTTTGTCGTATTTCTTCTATCAAGATCAGAAGTTCGGTGatagaaagattttatttcgatcattATATATCATGTCATCGATGTAGTTAACGTGTCTCGAagattattcatttttaatgtcTTGAACGACTTTAACATTTATCGCTTAATGCcagttatttttcaaaattaatgataatcaTCACCATTTCTAACGAAATATGTTGTGATAGACGATGACTAATAATTTTGCGCAGTTTATACATGAGAAAAATCATGGAGATGCTGAAGGAAGAGATCCGTGAACAGGGAACGTTCGAGGTATTGACTAAAGAGATCGAAGAAATCATGGTACGCcagaaagaagaggagacTCTGCTCGAGGAGCAAGAAAGACTAAGAAAAACCGCCGCAGAATTGCAGAAGACAATGACTGAGAAGAAATTGGCCAATGAACAGGAAAAAAGACGAATACTGAATGAGCTCGCGGAAGAACAGGTACTGATGCCATGTTTTTCACCGAAGAcgcattgaaatttttaattttgtattttaaacaaCAGCGTAACGTGgaaaaactgaaattaatCGCGGACGCGAAGTTGAAGTATATTACGGAATGGGGGGAAGCGAGATGCGAGCAGAATTCATTACGTTGCGAcatggaaatagaaaaattggagAAGATATTAAACAACTGGCGCATacgtgaaaaaaataaacagcGTGTTCATGCTGAGTTGACGAAATTTCTGACACAGGACATAGGGGTAAGTAtcgtattatttatgttatttaacgTGTTATTGCATTATtctattaatgtattatttaattacgcaTCGCGATCTTccatatcgaataatttttcttttatttgaacgtttgtattttccaaaaatgttACTTGCCGCtcatataaaaaaaggaaacgttagaaaaaggagcttattttttaaatcaacaGTCGCTAGAGAAAAAGACCAACGAGTGGGAGGAACGGTACGCTCGAGAAAAAGAGACGTACGAGAAGGAAATCCGGCAGCTACATATTGAGATAGAAACACGTCGAAAGGAGTTGGACGAACTTAAAGAAGAGGTAGCTCGGCTTTCATTTCAAACAATagaattttacatttgttttcCCCGAGACGAATTCGAGATTAATCAGATCTATCagaattattgattttttcaaACTGTTCGATATATACCGTGTGCAAACTAacgattcttcttttttcttctttgatatAGATTTGTACAAACGAAAACAGTAGTCCGACGTAAATCTTGctactttttttattcgtagaaatttatttgacagAGGGCGAAACGCATCGggagagaaatattataaatgcaGCGAATGCAAACGGATACAAATGCAAATGCAGTGTCACggcttattaaatattctgtgTGACTGATTCACTGCATCACGATCATGTTAATACTATTGGAAATCAAGACTCATCGAGTCTTGCTTCTACAAGCGTAGAATCGATGTGCAATGCGAAAATTCTACTGGGGAATCGATAACCCATATCAAGAACCTATTTGTGGCTATTTTAAATCATGTGATACCTCATCGATGcaaagggaaaggaaaaatCATTGATCCCGACAGTTTTAACGCTTTCAAAAATCACTTGCAgctattaaaaagttaatctTTCAGTTCACGTGGTTTGTTCGCGTTATCTTAAgctaattaattcttttttcattcttgttCCATTTTCCCCTACGATCTGATCATCAAAACGGTTGCCACTTCACCTGCCtatgtttaaaatacaatCGTAACGATGTTGCAGTATCGTCATAATCAGGAATTCATAGACACGTATCTTgcgaaaaaggaaacactgcaaagagagaaggaacgacaggaGCTCATGCAAAAAAACGCTATCAAGATTCAAGCTTGGTGGCGAGGTGTTATGGTACGCCGGAAGTTGGGGCCGTATCGACCtgtggagaaaaagaaaaagcgacAGGCTAAGACAAAGAAATAACTCCCCTTCTGTTTGACCCACCCCTTAAACCCACCCCGTACAAATACATGTCCCACTCCTTTTGGAACAATGCTCGGctgaaaacaatatttattcttcCTCTGCCGTAAAGTCCACTTTTGCTTCGTCTACGCTCCGTCTCTTATCGCATCCATTATAGATACGTTGATTGACTTATACGTCATCTTGAGCGTATAAGTATATCGCGCAATTTGTAAAAAACGAACAAGAATAACAGTTTCAAAATACATGACTGAAGGAATATCTTACGAGAGATTCGAATTCAATCAACTATGAGAgtagaagagaagaagaatcgtAATGCGCTAGACATAAATCTTTATTGCGTAAAGATGGAAATTCTAGATGTCGTTTCAAAGGAAACTTCATCTGCAAGTTATTTGAATTCAATTCATTGGTCAAATTAGTTTCTAACGCgaatagaaaaaagagaagaagaaagaaacttgtAACGAATGATCCACATGAAATCGCGATTTTACTCTCTGCTTGCGTAATATAAAGCTAAAGAATGGCCACAGCGGAGTATTGTTCATGCAAGAACCTCATTTCCTACACACTACTAACTTAGATTCTGCGATGTTCAAGAACACTGCATGGTACACCATAATAAGCCTCTATTATACGTAGCACGGAATTCCTACACTTCATTCTTCTTGCagtttcatgaaatttatgaacataatcttatatgtatatgaatacaCAAATGATAAAATGTAGGCGTATTAAACATATAAGCAATATAACCCAAggaatttatgtaaatttctcatttattgAATCATTAGTTAGAATCCAGAAATTCTGTTACCTTCATCtgaaactaaatttttaattcttaagaAGCATCCTACTTTAAccatcgaataaataaattgttcaaagtggagaattttaaaacattttaataccGAAAAGTAGCAAGGTTATCCCTGAAACGTagttaatatttccaattctttAATTCCCTTTGATCCTCACAAATTCAATTATTCCAGTTCAATAATCGTTCCAGGCTaatctgtaaaatttaaacgaagtAATCTGTCGTAAATGCATCCATATCCATGCAAGTGACACCATTGTTCAAGGCAAATGCATGTTCGCTAGTCGCACGATAGAATTTAATTCCAATGTAGTCGAAGTGCTTGAACGTGGAACATGTGACTATAGTAAACGACTAAAAATTCTACCCcaagtttctctttttttttagctGTAGGGATAAAGGCATGTAGAACTTGCACGACGAGGTGGCCGTTTTGAAAGTTTTTGGTTATTTTGTTAGACTTTCATAGTGTGCAGGCAGATTGCAACTATGTCGGATATCTCTATTCAATTGTTGTTCCTTTGGGTGCGCGTGAGTCCTCTTTGGATTCCTTTGAATCTtgataaatgatattacagtcgctttattattttatgcattcctttgttttcctttaaccctatataatacataatacattaacaatatataatacatttatgtatTCCTTTACCCTCGCCGCGATCCTCaggtttttctatttcaatctTGCTCTCATTTTAGCAACATCCTTGCTATGATCCTCgagtttttatatttcaatcttacttccattttaagaaataaaaaggatttttaatttaaaaaacacagtataataaaattgaaataagacTTTGTTCAGACCCTGAAGATGTTTTTAACGCTGGAGGAACATAATTGAGTCGAAAGTGACTGAAAAAAAGTTGTAGGGTTTAGCCCTTCAAAAAAGTTGGCTTGCTGAATACATAACCTCGATACGGAAGTTTCCAGTAACATTGAATGGTTCTTCAAAGTGGAAATAGTGTCATTTAG
Encoded proteins:
- the LOC122573992 gene encoding dynein regulatory complex protein 9, whose amino-acid sequence is MATLAANGSSQFSPAERPAILAALEEFTNALAIYHSTLRKPAEHDNDILGECLPLDTEDLKVLNPEEIIKIQDVKERAISKKIYENSLYMRKIMEMLKEEIREQGTFEVLTKEIEEIMVRQKEEETLLEEQERLRKTAAELQKTMTEKKLANEQEKRRILNELAEEQRNVEKLKLIADAKLKYITEWGEARCEQNSLRCDMEIEKLEKILNNWRIREKNKQRVHAELTKFLTQDIGSLEKKTNEWEERYAREKETYEKEIRQLHIEIETRRKELDELKEEYRHNQEFIDTYLAKKETLQREKERQELMQKNAIKIQAWWRGVMVRRKLGPYRPVEKKKKRQAKTKK